In Streptomyces sp. NBC_00878, a single window of DNA contains:
- a CDS encoding 3-hydroxyacyl-CoA dehydrogenase family protein — protein MATPVSDPSLSGSSLPTPSSLPSPSPSASPLKTVAVVGLGTMGTGIAEILAKAGREVVGIDIDEAAAVRAAAALESSTARAVRRGRLTEQERDDTLARFRTSTDLRTAADADLVIEVAPESYDIKHQIFRELDGIVRPETILATGTNALSVTRLAADSARPERVLGLHFFNPAPAMKLVEVVSSVLTAPTAVAAVTDLALELGKEPVAVGDRPGFVADGLLFGYLNQAAAMYEAKYASREDIDAAMRLGCGLPMGPLALLDLIGVDTARTVLEAMYAESHDRLHAPSPILKQLSEAGLTGRKAGRGFYTYDAPGGSTVVRDALTPLEDASSAPGRTVRSVGVAGSGTMASGIAEVFAKAGYEVVLAARSEEKAQAARARIGKSLSRSVDKGRMTAEAAAETLERITPAGSYDAFADVDLALEAVAEDLEIKRQLFATFDKVCKPGAILATTTSSLPVVACARATSRPQDVVGMHFFNPAPAMKLVEVVRTVLTADDVHATVREVCAKVRKHPVDCGDRAGFIVNALLFPYLNNAIKMVEEHYATLDDIDAAMRLGGGYPMGPFELLDVVGLDVSLAIEKVLHREFRDPGLAPAPLLEHLVAAGCLGRKTGRGFREYARR, from the coding sequence ATGGCCACTCCCGTGTCCGACCCCTCCCTGTCCGGCTCTTCCCTGCCCACCCCCTCCTCCTTGCCCTCTCCGTCGCCCTCCGCGTCCCCCCTCAAGACCGTCGCCGTCGTCGGCCTCGGCACGATGGGGACCGGTATCGCCGAGATCCTGGCCAAGGCCGGCCGCGAGGTCGTGGGCATCGACATCGACGAGGCCGCCGCCGTGCGGGCCGCCGCCGCCCTGGAGTCCTCGACAGCTCGCGCCGTGCGGCGCGGGCGCCTCACCGAGCAGGAGCGCGACGACACCCTCGCCCGCTTCCGTACGTCCACGGACCTGCGAACCGCGGCCGACGCCGATCTGGTCATCGAGGTGGCGCCTGAGTCGTACGACATCAAGCACCAGATCTTCCGCGAACTGGACGGCATCGTGCGCCCGGAGACGATCCTGGCGACCGGCACCAACGCCCTGTCCGTCACGCGTCTCGCCGCCGACTCGGCCCGCCCGGAGCGGGTCCTTGGCCTGCACTTCTTCAACCCGGCCCCGGCGATGAAGCTCGTCGAGGTCGTGTCGTCCGTGCTGACCGCGCCGACCGCCGTCGCCGCCGTCACGGACCTCGCCCTCGAACTCGGCAAGGAGCCCGTCGCGGTCGGCGACCGCCCCGGTTTCGTCGCCGACGGACTGCTCTTCGGCTACCTCAACCAGGCCGCCGCGATGTACGAGGCGAAGTACGCGAGCCGCGAGGACATCGACGCCGCGATGCGACTGGGCTGCGGCCTGCCCATGGGCCCGCTCGCCCTGCTCGACCTGATCGGCGTCGACACCGCGCGTACGGTCCTGGAGGCCATGTACGCCGAGTCCCACGACCGGCTGCACGCGCCCTCCCCCATCCTCAAACAGCTCAGCGAGGCGGGCCTGACCGGCCGCAAGGCGGGGCGCGGCTTCTACACGTACGACGCGCCGGGCGGCTCGACCGTCGTGCGGGACGCGCTGACGCCCCTGGAGGACGCGTCGTCGGCGCCCGGCCGTACCGTGCGCTCGGTCGGCGTCGCGGGCTCCGGCACCATGGCGTCCGGCATCGCCGAGGTCTTCGCGAAGGCCGGGTACGAGGTGGTGCTGGCCGCGCGCAGCGAGGAGAAGGCACAGGCCGCCAGGGCCCGTATCGGCAAGTCGCTCTCGCGCTCTGTCGACAAGGGCCGGATGACCGCGGAGGCCGCCGCCGAGACGCTGGAGCGGATCACTCCGGCGGGTTCGTACGACGCCTTCGCGGACGTCGACCTGGCCCTGGAGGCCGTCGCCGAGGACCTGGAGATCAAGCGGCAGCTGTTCGCGACCTTCGACAAGGTCTGCAAGCCCGGCGCGATCCTCGCCACCACCACCTCCTCGCTGCCCGTCGTCGCCTGCGCCCGCGCCACCTCGCGGCCCCAGGACGTGGTCGGCATGCACTTCTTCAACCCGGCCCCGGCGATGAAGCTGGTCGAGGTCGTGCGTACGGTCCTGACGGCCGACGACGTGCACGCCACGGTCCGGGAGGTCTGCGCGAAGGTCCGCAAGCACCCGGTGGACTGCGGCGACCGGGCCGGTTTCATCGTGAACGCACTGCTGTTCCCGTACCTGAACAACGCGATCAAGATGGTCGAGGAGCACTACGCCACGCTCGACGACATCGACGCCGCGATGAGGCTCGGCGGCGGCTACCCGATGGGCCCCTTCGAGCTCCTCGACGTGGTCGGTCTGGACGTCTCGCTGGCCATCGAGAAGGTCCTGCACCGCGAGTTCCGCGACCCGGGCCTCGCCCCTGCGCCCCTCCTGGAGCACCTGGTGGCCGCGGGCTGCCTCGGCCGCAAGACGGGCCGCGGCTTCCGCGAATATGCACGGCGCTGA
- a CDS encoding MaoC family dehydratase: protein MQFGRTYEEFEVGAVYKHWPGKTVTEYDDHLFCLLTMNHHPLHMDANYAENTTDFGKNVVVGNYIYSLLLGMSVPDVSGKAIANLEVESLKHVAPTFHGDTIYGETTVLDKTPSKSKNDRGIVHVETKGYKQDGTLVCVFRRKVMVPTETYIKERGGEQPGRPPVSHHHPQTTPLRGDTPDSQLKEQVK from the coding sequence ATGCAGTTCGGACGCACCTACGAGGAGTTCGAGGTCGGCGCGGTCTACAAGCACTGGCCCGGGAAAACGGTCACGGAGTACGACGACCACCTCTTCTGTCTCCTGACGATGAACCACCACCCGCTCCACATGGACGCCAACTACGCCGAGAACACGACGGACTTCGGCAAGAACGTGGTGGTCGGCAACTACATCTACTCGCTCCTGCTGGGCATGTCCGTGCCGGACGTGTCGGGCAAGGCGATCGCCAACCTGGAGGTCGAGTCGCTGAAGCACGTGGCGCCGACCTTCCACGGCGACACGATCTACGGCGAGACCACGGTCCTCGACAAGACCCCGTCGAAGTCGAAGAACGACCGCGGGATCGTCCACGTCGAGACCAAGGGCTACAAGCAGGACGGCACGCTGGTCTGTGTGTTCCGCCGCAAGGTGATGGTCCCCACCGAGACGTACATCAAGGAGCGCGGCGGCGAGCAGCCCGGCCGCCCGCCCGTCTCCCACCATCACCCTCAAACGACGCCCCTGCGGGGCGATACCCCTGATTCACAGCTCAAGGAACAGGTGAAGTAG
- a CDS encoding ATP-binding protein, translating into MTDDGPRDLYEAMMLAAPDGIVAVDADGCVRACNPAAAALLERPADELIGSVFGFPLVHGEATEVTLVLPNGRSKVVEMRVTLARLDERRLYVAALRDGTRRSQADHVLQAALEHQSVVVAVAAHQLHNPLAALGALVHVLKEPPPDLTDERRAELVERIAERTARLQSLVRKLLTAARIDGAWQQGVPEAVEVLDFIRDRLAESAARGRDLRLAVSPHLVAQVDRVGLAEIFTNYLENALAYGREPVEITAHATGGRVELRVADHGPGVPGAFVPHLFERYRRDPATAAATEGTGLGLWIARSLARANGGDAWYEPGHPNGAIFCVTLPQATGPKGTSPQHTGPKGTSPSP; encoded by the coding sequence ATGACGGACGACGGGCCGCGGGATCTGTACGAGGCCATGATGCTGGCCGCGCCGGACGGCATCGTCGCGGTGGACGCCGACGGATGCGTACGAGCCTGCAACCCGGCCGCGGCGGCACTGCTGGAGCGGCCCGCGGACGAGCTGATCGGCTCAGTATTCGGCTTTCCACTCGTGCACGGGGAGGCCACCGAGGTCACACTGGTCCTGCCGAACGGCCGCAGCAAGGTCGTCGAGATGCGGGTCACCCTGGCCCGGCTCGACGAGCGCCGGCTGTACGTGGCCGCGCTGCGCGACGGGACCCGCCGCAGTCAGGCCGACCACGTCCTCCAGGCCGCCCTGGAACACCAGAGCGTGGTCGTCGCGGTGGCCGCGCACCAACTGCACAACCCGCTCGCCGCTTTGGGCGCCCTGGTCCACGTACTGAAGGAACCCCCGCCCGATCTGACGGACGAGCGGCGGGCGGAACTGGTCGAGCGGATCGCCGAGCGCACGGCCCGTCTTCAGTCGCTCGTCCGCAAGCTGCTCACCGCGGCCCGTATCGACGGGGCCTGGCAGCAGGGTGTGCCGGAAGCGGTGGAGGTGCTGGACTTCATCCGGGATCGGCTCGCCGAGTCCGCGGCCCGCGGCCGTGATCTGCGACTGGCCGTTTCACCGCACCTGGTGGCACAGGTCGACCGGGTGGGCCTCGCCGAGATCTTCACCAACTACCTGGAGAACGCCCTCGCCTACGGTCGGGAGCCCGTGGAGATCACGGCGCATGCCACCGGCGGACGCGTCGAGCTGCGCGTCGCGGACCACGGCCCCGGTGTCCCCGGGGCGTTCGTGCCGCACCTCTTCGAGCGCTACCGCCGCGACCCCGCCACGGCGGCGGCCACCGAGGGCACAGGGCTGGGTCTGTGGATCGCCCGCAGCCTGGCCCGCGCGAATGGCGGCGACGCCTGGTACGAGCCCGGCCACCCGAACGGCGCCATCTTCTGCGTGACCCTGCCCCAGGCCACAGGCCCCAAGGGCACGAGTCCCCAGCACACAGGCCCCAAGGGCACGAGCCCCAGCCCGTGA
- a CDS encoding TetR family transcriptional regulator, whose amino-acid sequence MSQPAKSSRTPATSDVPESAAGSRAAAQRLKMRRELAAAAMELFATKGYEATTVDEIAAAAGVARRTFFRHFRSKEEAIFPDHDDTLIRAEAVLNAAPAHEHPLDTVCRGIKEVMKMYAAQPEISVSRYKLTREVPTLREAEIASVARYERLFTRYLLGHFDEHAHDDDANDDPLLAEVAASAVVTAHNHVLRRWLRAGAQGDVERQLDHAFAIVRKTFGTGIGAGRETPRSAPASAASVEGEVLVTVARVDAPLDQVMRTIEQALKERP is encoded by the coding sequence ATGTCCCAGCCCGCCAAGTCCTCCCGTACACCAGCCACGTCCGACGTTCCGGAGAGTGCCGCGGGCAGCCGTGCGGCCGCGCAACGGCTCAAGATGCGCCGAGAACTGGCGGCCGCCGCGATGGAGCTCTTCGCGACGAAGGGGTACGAGGCGACGACCGTCGACGAGATCGCGGCCGCGGCCGGGGTCGCCCGGCGCACCTTCTTCCGGCACTTCCGCTCCAAGGAAGAGGCGATCTTCCCGGACCACGACGACACGTTGATCCGGGCCGAGGCGGTGCTCAACGCGGCGCCGGCGCACGAGCATCCGCTCGACACGGTGTGCCGCGGCATCAAGGAAGTCATGAAGATGTACGCGGCCCAGCCGGAGATCTCGGTGTCGCGCTACAAGCTCACCCGCGAGGTACCGACCCTGCGGGAGGCGGAGATCGCGTCCGTGGCGCGGTACGAGCGGCTGTTCACCCGCTATCTGCTGGGGCACTTCGACGAGCACGCCCACGACGACGACGCCAACGACGACCCGCTGCTCGCGGAGGTCGCCGCGTCCGCCGTGGTCACGGCCCACAACCACGTCCTGCGGCGCTGGCTGCGGGCGGGCGCCCAGGGTGATGTCGAAAGGCAGCTGGATCACGCCTTCGCGATCGTCCGGAAGACCTTCGGTACGGGGATCGGGGCCGGACGGGAGACGCCTCGGTCGGCACCGGCGTCCGCCGCATCGGTCGAGGGCGAGGTGCTGGTGACCGTGGCCCGCGTGGACGCTCCGCTGGACCAGGTGATGCGCACGATCGAGCAGGCGCTCAAGGAACGGCCGTAG
- a CDS encoding protein meaA, translating to MTERQKDRPWLMRTYAGHSTAEASNELYRRNLAKGQTGLSVAFDLPTQTGYDPDHILARGEVGRVGVPVSHVGDMRRLFQDIPLEQMNTSMTINATAMWLLALYQVVAEEHGADITELQGTTQNDIVKEYLSRGTHVFPPVPSLRLTTDMICYTVNNIPKWNPINICSYHLQEAGATPVQEIAYAMSTAIAVLDAVFASGQIAEDRRGDVVARISFFVNAGVRFVEEMCKMRAFGRIWDRITRERYGIENPKHRRFRYGVQVNSLGLTEAQPENNIQRIVLEMLAVTLSKDARARAVQLPAWNEALGLPRPWDQQWSLRMQQVLAYESDLLEYADIFDGSHVIEAKVSQLVEDSFAEIDRIQEMGGAMAAVESGYLKSQLVSSHAERRARIESGDEKIVGVNIFESTEPNPLTADLDAAIQTVDPAVEARVVAALKDWRDTRYQPPFNHPRPCKALDRLKEAAKGTDNLMEATLECARAGATTGEWAGALREVFGEFRAPTGVSSAPVAVTAEEGTAMALVRRKVELTAKEMGVGKLRFLVGKPGLDGHSNGAEQIAVRARDAGFEVVYQGIRLTPEQIVDAAVAEDVHGVGLSILSGSHARLVPDVLERLREAGAADIPVIAGGIIPNTDAEQLRAAGVAAVFTPKDFDITGIIGRIVDEIRKANKLDPLEVTA from the coding sequence ATGACTGAGCGCCAGAAGGACCGGCCGTGGCTCATGCGCACGTACGCCGGTCACTCCACGGCCGAGGCGTCCAACGAGCTGTACCGGCGCAACCTCGCCAAGGGCCAGACGGGTCTGTCGGTCGCCTTCGACCTGCCGACGCAGACCGGCTACGACCCCGACCACATCCTCGCCCGCGGCGAGGTCGGCCGGGTCGGCGTGCCCGTCTCGCACGTCGGTGACATGCGCCGGCTGTTCCAGGACATCCCCCTGGAGCAGATGAACACCTCGATGACCATCAACGCCACCGCCATGTGGCTGCTGGCGCTCTACCAGGTCGTCGCCGAGGAGCACGGTGCCGACATCACCGAGCTCCAGGGGACGACCCAGAACGACATCGTGAAGGAGTACCTGTCGCGGGGGACGCACGTCTTCCCGCCGGTGCCCTCGCTCCGTCTGACGACGGACATGATCTGCTACACGGTCAACAACATCCCCAAGTGGAACCCGATCAACATCTGCAGCTACCACCTCCAGGAGGCGGGAGCCACCCCGGTCCAGGAGATCGCGTACGCGATGTCGACCGCGATCGCCGTCCTGGACGCGGTGTTCGCGTCCGGGCAGATCGCCGAGGACCGCAGGGGTGACGTCGTCGCACGCATCTCCTTCTTCGTGAACGCGGGCGTCCGCTTCGTCGAGGAGATGTGCAAGATGCGGGCGTTCGGCCGCATCTGGGACAGGATCACGCGCGAGCGGTACGGGATCGAGAACCCCAAGCACCGCCGCTTCCGGTACGGGGTCCAGGTCAACTCGCTCGGCCTGACCGAGGCCCAGCCCGAGAACAACATCCAGCGGATCGTGCTGGAGATGCTGGCCGTGACCCTCTCGAAGGACGCACGCGCGCGTGCCGTCCAACTGCCCGCCTGGAACGAGGCGTTGGGCCTGCCCCGCCCCTGGGACCAGCAGTGGTCCCTGCGCATGCAGCAGGTGCTCGCGTACGAGAGCGACCTGCTGGAGTACGCGGACATCTTCGACGGCTCGCACGTCATCGAGGCCAAGGTCTCCCAGCTGGTCGAGGACTCGTTCGCCGAGATCGACCGGATCCAGGAGATGGGCGGCGCGATGGCGGCCGTCGAGTCGGGCTATCTGAAGTCTCAGCTCGTCTCGTCGCACGCCGAGCGCCGGGCCCGTATCGAGTCCGGTGACGAGAAGATCGTCGGCGTCAACATCTTCGAGTCGACCGAGCCGAACCCGCTCACCGCCGACCTGGACGCCGCGATCCAGACGGTCGACCCGGCGGTCGAGGCCAGGGTCGTCGCCGCCCTCAAGGACTGGCGCGACACCCGCTACCAGCCCCCCTTCAACCACCCGCGCCCCTGTAAGGCGCTGGACCGGCTGAAGGAGGCCGCGAAGGGCACCGACAACCTCATGGAGGCCACCCTGGAGTGCGCCCGTGCGGGGGCCACGACCGGCGAGTGGGCCGGTGCCCTGCGCGAGGTGTTCGGTGAGTTCCGCGCCCCCACCGGTGTCTCGTCAGCGCCCGTCGCGGTGACCGCCGAGGAGGGTACGGCGATGGCCCTGGTCCGCCGCAAGGTGGAGCTGACCGCGAAGGAGATGGGCGTCGGCAAGCTCCGCTTCCTGGTGGGCAAGCCGGGCCTGGACGGGCACTCCAACGGCGCCGAGCAGATCGCCGTACGGGCCCGGGACGCCGGGTTCGAGGTGGTCTACCAGGGCATCCGGCTCACGCCCGAGCAGATCGTGGACGCGGCCGTCGCCGAGGACGTACACGGCGTCGGGCTCTCCATCCTGTCCGGCTCGCACGCGCGGCTGGTGCCGGATGTGCTGGAGCGGCTGCGCGAGGCCGGTGCGGCCGACATCCCGGTGATCGCGGGCGGGATCATCCCGAACACGGACGCCGAGCAGCTCAGGGCCGCCGGAGTGGCCGCGGTCTTCACCCCGAAGGACTTCGACATCACGGGGATCATCGGCCGTATCGTCGACGAGATCCGGAAAGCGAACAAGCTCGACCCACTGGAGGTCACCGCATGA
- the ccrA gene encoding crotonyl-CoA carboxylase/reductase: protein MKEILDAIQSRTATSADFAALPLPESYRAITVHKDETEMFAGLTTRDKDPRKSIHLDDVPVPELGPGEALVAVMASSVNYNSVWTSIFEPMATFGFLERYGKLSDLTKRHDLPYHIIGSDLAGVVLRTGPGVNAWRPGDEVVAHCLSVELESSDGHNDTMLDPEQRIWGFETNFGGLAELALVKSNQLMPKPDHLSWEEAAAPGLVNSTAYRQLVSRNGAGMKQGDNVLIWGASGGLGSYATQFALAGGANPICVVSSPQKADICRAMGAEAIIDRNAEDYRFWKDEHHQDPKEWKRFGKRIRELTGGEDVDIVFEHPGRETFGASVYVTRKGGTIVTCASTSGYNHEYDNRYLWMSLKRIIGSHFANYREAWEANRLIAKGKIHPTLSRVYSLEETGQAAYDVHRNLHQGKVGVLALAPAEGLGVRDEEKRAQHVDAINRFRNV from the coding sequence GTGAAGGAAATCCTGGACGCGATTCAGTCGCGGACGGCCACGTCCGCCGACTTCGCCGCGCTGCCGCTCCCCGAGTCGTACCGCGCGATCACCGTGCACAAGGACGAGACGGAGATGTTCGCCGGGCTCACCACCCGCGACAAGGACCCCCGCAAGTCGATCCACCTGGACGACGTGCCGGTGCCGGAGCTCGGCCCCGGCGAGGCCCTGGTGGCCGTGATGGCCTCCTCGGTCAACTACAACTCGGTGTGGACCTCGATCTTCGAGCCCATGGCGACCTTCGGGTTCCTGGAGCGCTACGGCAAGCTCAGCGACCTCACCAAGCGCCACGACCTGCCGTACCACATCATCGGTTCCGACCTGGCGGGCGTCGTGCTGCGCACCGGCCCGGGCGTGAACGCCTGGCGGCCCGGTGACGAGGTCGTCGCGCACTGCCTGTCCGTCGAGCTGGAGTCCAGCGACGGGCACAACGACACCATGCTCGACCCCGAGCAGCGCATCTGGGGCTTCGAGACGAACTTCGGCGGACTGGCAGAGCTCGCACTTGTGAAGTCCAACCAGCTGATGCCCAAGCCGGATCACCTCAGCTGGGAGGAGGCCGCCGCTCCCGGTCTGGTGAACTCCACCGCGTACCGGCAGCTGGTCTCCCGCAACGGCGCCGGCATGAAGCAGGGCGACAACGTCCTCATCTGGGGCGCGAGCGGCGGACTCGGCTCGTACGCCACGCAGTTCGCGCTCGCCGGCGGCGCCAACCCCATCTGTGTGGTCTCCAGCCCGCAGAAGGCGGACATCTGCCGTGCGATGGGCGCCGAGGCGATCATCGACCGCAACGCCGAGGACTACCGGTTCTGGAAGGACGAGCACCACCAGGACCCGAAGGAGTGGAAGCGCTTCGGCAAGCGCATCCGCGAGCTCACCGGCGGCGAGGACGTCGACATCGTCTTCGAACACCCGGGCCGCGAGACCTTCGGCGCGTCCGTCTACGTCACGCGCAAGGGCGGCACGATCGTCACCTGCGCCTCGACCTCCGGGTACAACCACGAGTACGACAACCGCTACCTGTGGATGTCCCTGAAGCGGATCATCGGCTCGCACTTCGCCAACTACCGCGAGGCCTGGGAGGCCAACCGGCTGATCGCGAAGGGCAAGATCCACCCGACGCTCTCCAGGGTGTACTCGCTGGAGGAGACCGGTCAGGCCGCGTACGACGTGCACCGCAACCTCCACCAGGGCAAGGTCGGCGTCCTCGCACTGGCGCCCGCCGAGGGCCTCGGCGTGCGCGACGAGGAGAAGCGCGCCCAGCACGTCGACGCCATCAACCGCTTCCGGAACGTCTGA
- a CDS encoding response regulator transcription factor encodes MIRVLVVEDQRALADALAIAIAAQPDLDCGAAVGTVDEALREAARRPPSVVLMDIHLPGSKDGIEGTRLLKAAHPSTRVVVLTADATPGQLARAVTAGASAFLAKHSAFGDILTAIRTTADGKLLVEESTLAARLPEQQWERSGLTRREHEVLALLAQGHGLKTIADLLVLSRHTVRGHVKSVLVKLGAHSQLEAVVTATRLGILPRPTT; translated from the coding sequence ATGATCCGCGTGCTCGTGGTCGAGGACCAGCGCGCGCTGGCCGACGCCCTGGCCATCGCCATCGCGGCGCAGCCCGACCTGGACTGCGGTGCCGCGGTGGGCACGGTCGACGAGGCGTTGCGGGAGGCGGCCCGTCGGCCGCCCTCCGTGGTGCTCATGGACATCCATCTGCCGGGCAGCAAGGACGGTATCGAGGGCACGCGGCTGCTGAAGGCCGCTCATCCCTCGACGCGGGTGGTCGTCCTCACCGCGGACGCGACCCCCGGCCAGCTGGCGCGGGCGGTGACCGCGGGCGCCTCGGCCTTCCTCGCCAAACACAGCGCCTTCGGGGACATCCTCACCGCGATCCGGACGACGGCCGACGGCAAGCTCCTGGTGGAGGAGTCCACGCTGGCGGCCCGGCTGCCCGAGCAGCAGTGGGAGCGGAGCGGGCTGACCCGCCGGGAGCACGAGGTGCTGGCCCTGCTCGCTCAGGGCCACGGCCTCAAGACGATCGCGGACCTGCTCGTCCTCAGCCGGCACACGGTACGCGGGCATGTGAAGAGCGTCCTGGTGAAGCTGGGCGCCCACAGCCAGCTGGAGGCTGTGGTCACGGCAACGCGCCTGGGCATCCTGCCGCGCCCGACCACGTAG
- a CDS encoding CoA ester lyase — MTSPVNRLRPRRSCLAVPGSNPRFLEKAQGLPADQVFLDLEDACAPLAKPEARHTIVKFLNEGDWTGKTRVVRVNDWTTEWTYRDVVTVVEGAGPNLDCIMLPKVQDAQQVVALDLLLTQIEKTMGFEVGKIGIEAQIENAQGLNNVNEIASASQRVETIIFGPADFMASINMKSLVVGEQPPGYPADAYHYILMKILMAARANNLQAIDGPYLQIRNVDGYREVAGRAAALGFDGKWVLHPGQVEASNEIFSPSQDDFDHAELILDAYDYYTSEAGGKKGSAMLGDEMIDEASRKMALVISGKGRAAGMERTSKFEAPEA, encoded by the coding sequence ATGACCAGCCCTGTCAACCGTCTGCGTCCGCGTCGCTCCTGCCTCGCGGTGCCGGGCAGCAACCCCCGCTTTCTGGAGAAGGCGCAGGGCCTCCCGGCCGACCAGGTCTTCCTGGACCTGGAGGACGCGTGCGCGCCGCTGGCCAAGCCCGAGGCGCGGCACACCATCGTCAAGTTCCTCAACGAGGGCGACTGGACGGGCAAGACGCGGGTCGTGCGGGTCAACGACTGGACGACCGAGTGGACGTACCGCGATGTCGTCACCGTCGTCGAGGGTGCGGGCCCCAATCTCGACTGCATCATGCTGCCGAAGGTGCAGGACGCCCAGCAGGTGGTCGCGCTGGATCTGCTCCTGACGCAGATCGAGAAGACGATGGGCTTCGAGGTCGGCAAGATCGGTATTGAGGCGCAGATCGAGAACGCCCAGGGCCTCAACAACGTCAATGAGATCGCGTCTGCCAGTCAACGTGTCGAGACGATCATCTTCGGCCCGGCCGACTTCATGGCGTCGATCAACATGAAGTCGCTGGTCGTGGGCGAGCAGCCGCCCGGCTACCCGGCGGACGCCTACCACTACATCCTGATGAAGATCCTGATGGCCGCCCGCGCCAACAACCTCCAGGCGATCGACGGCCCCTACCTCCAGATCCGCAACGTCGACGGCTACCGCGAGGTCGCCGGCCGTGCCGCGGCTCTCGGTTTCGACGGCAAGTGGGTTCTGCACCCGGGCCAGGTCGAGGCGTCCAACGAGATCTTCTCGCCCTCCCAGGACGACTTCGACCACGCCGAGCTGATCCTGGACGCGTACGACTACTACACGTCCGAGGCGGGCGGCAAGAAGGGCTCCGCGATGCTCGGCGACGAGATGATCGACGAGGCCAGCCGCAAGATGGCCCTGGTCATCTCGGGCAAGGGCCGGGCCGCCGGCATGGAGCGCACCAGCAAGTTCGAAGCCCCGGAGGCCTGA
- a CDS encoding adenylosuccinate lyase, producing the protein MDEELRSLTQRLRHEAGAAASFSYERLVSTGDLDELADVLVAPEQQLWARELAAFRLGLAGDRRSFEALVLLLNHRDPQRCASAAHALARLGDPRTARAAAALATNELRVAYALHPVRLLVELRAPESVPALITTLARRFRPHDPYRRVAVACVEGLGVLGDERARPVLNEALAHPTLAQAAAGALKRLPAQRAPRE; encoded by the coding sequence ATGGACGAAGAGTTGCGATCGCTCACCCAGCGCTTACGGCACGAGGCGGGCGCGGCGGCGTCGTTCTCGTACGAACGGCTGGTCTCGACCGGCGACCTCGACGAACTGGCCGACGTGCTCGTCGCCCCCGAACAGCAGCTCTGGGCACGGGAGTTGGCCGCCTTCCGGCTCGGACTGGCCGGAGACCGGCGGTCCTTCGAGGCGCTCGTCCTGCTCCTCAACCACCGTGACCCGCAGCGCTGCGCGTCCGCCGCGCACGCCCTGGCCCGGCTCGGCGACCCGCGCACCGCCCGTGCGGCGGCGGCCCTGGCCACCAACGAACTGCGCGTCGCCTACGCGCTCCATCCGGTACGACTTCTGGTCGAGCTGCGCGCCCCCGAGTCCGTACCCGCGCTGATCACGACCCTCGCCCGCAGGTTCCGCCCGCACGACCCGTACAGGCGTGTCGCCGTCGCGTGTGTGGAGGGGCTCGGGGTGCTGGGTGACGAACGTGCCCGCCCCGTCCTGAACGAGGCCCTCGCCCATCCGACGCTGGCGCAGGCGGCGGCCGGTGCGCTGAAGAGGCTGCCGGCGCAGCGGGCGCCGCGGGAGTAG